The following are from one region of the Vicia villosa cultivar HV-30 ecotype Madison, WI unplaced genomic scaffold, Vvil1.0 ctg.003162F_1_1, whole genome shotgun sequence genome:
- the LOC131640483 gene encoding uncharacterized protein LOC131640483, whose product MKGTSVTFSIILFLLSVTVVTLFTLVLVKYYSPYQQNDLKMYTILTEPYSENKSGLLLRYNRLIHQAANSDSASRPILTFNWNIWNGFVINLTKKEARRMNGLEGVVWVFPRKKPEIILDDETSLAWKENLNNIFYVILIILFYVIIE is encoded by the exons ATGAAGGGCACGTCTGTGACTTTCAGTATCATTTTGTTTCTCCTCAGCGTAACGGTAGTCACACTATTCACGTTAGTTTTGGTCAAATATTATTCACCATATCAACAAAATGACCTGAAG ATGTATACTATCCTTACCGAACCTTATTCGGAAAATAAATCTGGTTTGCTGCTTCGATACAATAGATTGATACATCAAGCTGCTAATAG TGACTCGGCATCAAGGCCCATTCTCACCTTCAACTGGAATATTTGGAATGGATTTGTCATAAATCTAACCAAaaaagaagcaagaagaatgaatG GACTTGAAGGTGTTGTGTGGGTTTTTCCCCGTAAAAAGCCGGAAATTATACTCGATGATGAGACTTCGTTGGCTTGGAAagagaatttaaataatatattttatgtaatttTAATTATACTCTTTTATGTTATTATAGAATAA